The Xanthomonas sp. DAR 34887 genome has a segment encoding these proteins:
- a CDS encoding GspE/PulE family protein, whose product MDSRPAAQPPAVPAPVTVPLPPGRLSFERVAAALLADGLVAPAERGRVQFSAQSTRTVSDVHPLVLLSNLKLAATRPPGSELGLERLTEWLAQRCGLRYLRIDPTRVDVAAVTAVVSHAYARRHRILPLALDGERLLVATSEPLALDWLADVQHLARRRIEIAVVNPLDLHRYTMEFFGVTRSVRGAKDGRTEQSSGLPSFEQLVELGRGGDVNADDHHIVHIVDWLLQYAFEQRASDIHLEPRREAGRMRFRIDGVLHKVLEVPPAVMTAIVSRIKVLGRMDLAERRRPQDGRIKTRSPGGRETEMRLSTMPTAFGEKCVMRIFDPDAAFKSVDQLGFSAQEAAGWAALVERPHGIVLVTGPTGSGKTTTLYSTLKRLATPDVNVCSVEDPIEMIAPEFNQMQVQTNIDLDFASGVRTLLRQDPDIIMIGEIRDLETAQMAVQASLTGHLVLSTLHTNDAPSAVTRLLDLGVPHYLVASTLNGVLAQRLVRTLCGHCKRPHTLSESEWDALRAPGEALPEDLQVHAPVGCLECRRTGYLGRVGLYELLPVTPRLRSLIRADMDLAGFSRAAQAEGVRSLRRAGLEKVAAGLTTIEEVLSVLPPRE is encoded by the coding sequence ATGGATTCGCGACCTGCCGCGCAGCCGCCCGCCGTGCCCGCCCCCGTGACCGTGCCGCTGCCGCCCGGGCGCCTGAGTTTCGAGCGCGTGGCCGCCGCGCTGCTCGCCGACGGCCTGGTCGCGCCGGCCGAACGTGGCCGCGTGCAGTTCTCCGCGCAGTCCACGCGCACCGTCAGCGATGTGCATCCGCTGGTGCTGCTGTCCAACCTGAAACTGGCCGCCACCCGTCCGCCCGGCAGCGAGCTGGGCCTGGAACGGCTGACCGAATGGCTGGCGCAGCGCTGCGGCCTGCGCTACCTGCGCATCGATCCGACCCGGGTCGACGTGGCCGCGGTTACCGCCGTGGTCTCGCACGCCTACGCGCGCCGCCACCGCATTCTGCCGCTGGCGCTGGACGGCGAACGCCTGCTGGTGGCGACCAGCGAGCCGCTGGCGCTGGACTGGCTGGCCGACGTGCAGCACCTGGCGCGGCGCCGGATCGAGATCGCGGTGGTCAACCCGCTGGACCTGCACCGCTACACGATGGAGTTCTTCGGCGTGACCCGCTCGGTGCGCGGCGCCAAGGACGGGCGCACCGAGCAGAGCAGCGGCCTGCCCAGCTTCGAGCAGCTTGTGGAACTGGGCCGCGGCGGCGACGTCAACGCCGACGACCACCACATCGTGCACATCGTCGACTGGCTGCTGCAGTACGCCTTCGAGCAGCGCGCCAGCGACATCCACCTGGAACCGCGGCGCGAGGCCGGGCGCATGCGCTTCCGCATCGACGGCGTGCTGCACAAGGTGCTGGAAGTGCCGCCGGCGGTGATGACCGCCATCGTCAGCCGGATCAAGGTGCTCGGGCGCATGGACCTGGCCGAGCGGCGGCGGCCGCAGGACGGGCGCATCAAGACCCGTTCGCCGGGCGGGCGCGAGACCGAGATGCGCCTGTCCACCATGCCCACCGCGTTCGGCGAGAAGTGCGTGATGCGCATCTTCGACCCGGACGCGGCGTTCAAGAGCGTAGACCAGCTCGGCTTCAGCGCGCAGGAAGCGGCCGGGTGGGCGGCGCTGGTCGAGCGCCCGCACGGCATCGTGCTGGTCACCGGCCCGACCGGCTCCGGCAAGACCACCACGCTGTATTCCACGCTCAAACGCCTGGCCACCCCCGACGTGAACGTGTGCAGCGTCGAGGACCCGATCGAGATGATCGCGCCGGAGTTCAATCAGATGCAGGTGCAGACCAACATCGACCTGGACTTCGCCAGCGGCGTGCGCACCCTGCTGCGGCAGGACCCGGACATCATCATGATCGGCGAAATCCGCGACCTGGAAACCGCGCAGATGGCGGTGCAGGCCTCGCTGACCGGGCACCTGGTGCTGTCCACCCTGCACACCAACGATGCGCCCTCGGCGGTGACCCGCCTGCTCGACCTGGGCGTGCCGCACTACCTGGTCGCCTCCACCCTCAACGGCGTGCTGGCGCAGCGCCTGGTGCGCACCCTGTGCGGCCACTGCAAGCGCCCGCACACGCTCAGCGAGAGCGAATGGGATGCGCTGCGCGCGCCGGGCGAAGCGCTGCCCGAAGACCTGCAGGTGCACGCCCCGGTCGGCTGCCTGGAATGCCGCCGCACCGGCTACCTGGGGCGGGTCGGCCTGTACGAACTGCTGCCGGTGACGCCGCGCCTGCGCAGCCTGATC
- the glyQ gene encoding glycine--tRNA ligase subunit alpha, whose product MSVSRSVPITFQGLIQTLNQFWAQHGCVLIQSLDLEVGAGTFHPSTFLRALGPEPWNAAYVQPSRRPTDGRYGENPNRLQRYYQYQVAMKPNPDNIQQLYLDSLQALGIDPLVHDLRFVEDNWESPTLGAWGLGWEVWLNGMEVTQFTYFQQAGGLECKPVLGEITYGLERLCMYLQNCDNVYDLVWTYGPDGAPVTYGDVYHQNEVEQSAYNFEHADVAELFHRFDACEREAQTLVDVGLPLPAYEQVTKASHAFNLLDARRAISVTERQRYILRVRALAQAVAKAYYAQREKLGFPGVKR is encoded by the coding sequence ATGTCCGTCTCCCGGTCCGTTCCGATCACGTTCCAGGGTCTGATCCAGACCCTCAACCAGTTCTGGGCGCAGCACGGCTGCGTGCTGATCCAATCGCTGGACCTGGAAGTGGGGGCCGGCACCTTCCATCCGTCCACGTTCCTGCGCGCGCTCGGGCCGGAGCCGTGGAATGCGGCCTACGTGCAGCCGAGCCGGCGGCCCACCGACGGCCGCTACGGCGAGAACCCGAACCGCCTGCAGCGCTACTACCAGTACCAGGTGGCGATGAAGCCGAACCCGGACAACATCCAGCAGCTGTACCTGGACTCGTTGCAGGCGCTGGGCATCGATCCGCTGGTGCACGACCTGCGCTTCGTCGAGGACAACTGGGAATCGCCGACGCTCGGCGCCTGGGGCCTGGGCTGGGAGGTGTGGCTCAACGGCATGGAGGTCACCCAGTTCACCTACTTCCAGCAGGCCGGCGGCCTGGAGTGCAAGCCGGTGCTGGGCGAGATCACCTACGGTCTCGAGCGCCTATGCATGTACCTGCAGAACTGCGACAACGTCTACGACCTGGTGTGGACCTACGGCCCGGACGGCGCGCCGGTGACCTACGGCGACGTCTACCACCAGAACGAGGTGGAGCAGAGCGCATACAACTTCGAGCATGCCGACGTGGCCGAGCTGTTCCACCGCTTCGACGCCTGCGAGCGCGAAGCGCAGACGCTGGTCGACGTCGGCCTGCCGCTGCCGGCCTACGAACAGGTGACCAAGGCCAGCCACGCCTTCAACCTGCTCGACGCGCGCCGCGCGATCTCGGTGACCGAGCGCCAGCGCTACATCCTGCGCGTGCGCGCGCTGGCGCAGGCGGTGGCCAAGGCCTACTACGCGCAGCGCGAGAAGCTGGGCTTCCCCGGCGTGAAGCGCTGA
- the glyS gene encoding glycine--tRNA ligase subunit beta, translating to MSALHPLLIELGTEELPVKALPGLAQALFDGVIAGLEKRGIAVERGDAKPLSTPRRLAVLLPGVAAEQPEQRSEVLGPYLNIALDADGQPTKALAGFAAKAGIDWTALERTSDAKGERFVHRAVTPGAQTAALLPEILREAIAAMPIPKPMRWGDHDYGFARPVHWLVLLFGSAVVPVQVFGVQAGRDSRGHRFLHDAPVALAQPGDYVAALEAAQVLVDPDARRARIVAEVEQAARQAGGSARIAEDNLEQVVNLVEWPSAVLCKFEPAFLAVPQEALIETMESNQKFFPVLDAGDKLTEHFIGIANIVSRDVAEVAKGYERVIRPRFADAKFFFDEDLKQGLEAMGAGLASVTYQAKLGSIADKVQRVAALAEAIAPMAGVDAAQARRAAELSKNDLQSRMVNEFPELQGIAGRHYAVAAGEPSEIALAIDEAYQPRFAGDDIALSPLGKVLAIAERLDTLAGGFAARLKPTGNKDPFALRRNALGLARTVIESGFELDIQELIRRSRLAALIFSNAAAGSEARRSFAEAIRKIGALGVDTSDLKYDGGFLITREIWDEAAKFEDIYDFILDRLRGYYADKGVPVIHFNAVAELKPASLYDFDRRIDAIGIFATLPEAEALAAANKRIRNILRKAEGAIPAQIDLALLREPAESALAEAVEAAIVETDGALRQHDYVTVLNFLARLRPQVDAFFDGVMVNVEDPALRGNRLALLKRLGDRLGSVAAIEHLSS from the coding sequence ATGAGCGCACTACATCCCCTGCTGATCGAACTGGGTACCGAGGAACTGCCGGTCAAGGCGCTGCCGGGCCTGGCGCAGGCCTTGTTCGACGGCGTGATCGCCGGGCTGGAGAAGCGCGGCATCGCGGTCGAACGCGGCGACGCCAAGCCGCTGTCCACCCCGCGCCGGCTGGCGGTGCTGCTGCCGGGCGTGGCCGCCGAACAGCCGGAGCAGCGCTCGGAAGTGCTCGGCCCCTATCTCAACATCGCCCTGGACGCCGACGGCCAGCCGACCAAGGCCTTGGCCGGCTTCGCCGCCAAGGCCGGCATCGACTGGACCGCGCTCGAGCGCACCAGCGACGCCAAGGGCGAGCGCTTCGTGCACCGCGCCGTGACCCCGGGCGCGCAGACCGCCGCGCTGCTGCCGGAGATCCTGCGCGAGGCGATCGCGGCGATGCCGATCCCCAAACCGATGCGCTGGGGCGACCACGACTACGGCTTCGCGCGGCCGGTGCATTGGCTGGTGCTGCTGTTCGGCAGCGCCGTGGTGCCGGTGCAGGTGTTCGGCGTGCAGGCCGGCCGCGACAGTCGCGGCCACCGCTTCCTGCACGACGCGCCGGTCGCCCTGGCGCAGCCCGGCGACTACGTGGCCGCGCTGGAAGCGGCGCAGGTGCTGGTGGACCCGGATGCGCGCCGCGCGCGGATCGTCGCCGAGGTCGAGCAGGCCGCGCGCCAGGCCGGTGGCAGCGCGCGCATCGCCGAGGACAATCTGGAGCAGGTGGTGAACCTGGTCGAATGGCCGTCGGCGGTGCTGTGCAAGTTCGAGCCGGCGTTCCTGGCGGTGCCGCAGGAAGCGTTGATCGAGACCATGGAGAGCAACCAGAAGTTCTTCCCGGTGCTGGATGCCGGCGACAAGCTCACCGAGCACTTCATCGGCATCGCCAACATCGTCTCGCGCGATGTGGCCGAAGTGGCCAAGGGCTACGAGCGGGTGATCCGCCCGCGCTTCGCCGACGCCAAGTTCTTCTTCGACGAAGACCTCAAGCAGGGCCTGGAGGCGATGGGCGCCGGCCTGGCCAGCGTCACCTACCAGGCCAAGCTCGGCAGCATCGCCGACAAGGTGCAGCGCGTGGCCGCGCTGGCCGAGGCGATCGCGCCAATGGCCGGCGTGGACGCCGCGCAGGCGCGCCGCGCCGCCGAGTTGAGCAAGAACGATCTGCAGTCGCGCATGGTCAACGAATTCCCCGAACTGCAGGGCATCGCCGGCCGCCACTACGCCGTCGCCGCCGGCGAGCCCAGCGAGATCGCCCTGGCGATCGACGAGGCCTACCAGCCGCGCTTCGCCGGCGACGACATCGCGCTGTCGCCGCTGGGCAAGGTGCTGGCGATCGCCGAGCGTTTGGACACGCTGGCCGGTGGGTTTGCCGCGAGGTTGAAGCCGACCGGCAACAAGGATCCGTTCGCGCTGCGGCGCAACGCGCTGGGGTTGGCGCGGACGGTGATTGAGAGTGGGTTTGAGTTAGATATACAAGAGTTGATTCGGAGATCTCGGCTTGCGGCCTTGATTTTTTCTAATGCAGCGGCGGGTTCTGAAGCAAGGCGTTCTTTCGCCGAGGCCATTAGAAAGATCGGGGCTCTGGGCGTAGATACATCGGATCTGAAGTATGACGGTGGCTTTCTAATCACCAGAGAAATCTGGGACGAGGCCGCGAAGTTCGAAGACATCTACGACTTCATCTTAGATCGTCTACGCGGCTATTACGCTGACAAGGGCGTGCCGGTAATCCATTTCAATGCAGTGGCGGAACTGAAGCCGGCCTCGCTCTACGATTTCGACCGCCGCATCGATGCGATCGGCATCTTCGCCACGTTGCCGGAGGCCGAGGCGCTGGCCGCGGCCAACAAGCGCATCCGCAACATCCTGCGCAAGGCCGAGGGCGCGATTCCGGCGCAGATCGACCTGGCGCTGCTGCGCGAGCCGGCCGAAAGCGCGTTGGCCGAAGCGGTGGAAGCGGCGATCGTGGAAACCGACGGCGCGCTGCGCCAGCACGACTACGTCACCGTGCTGAACTTTCTGGCGCGCCTGCGGCCGCAGGTGGACGCGTTCTTCGACGGGGTGATGGTCAACGTCGAAGACCCCGCGCTGCGCGGCAACCGCCTGGCCCTGCTCAAGCGCTTGGGCGACCGCCTCGGCAGCGTCGCGGCGATCGAGCATCTGTCGTCGTAA
- the rep gene encoding DNA helicase Rep — MHGLNPPQRAAVLHCEGPLLVLAGAGSGKTRVIVEKIAHLIATGRYPAKRIAAITFTNKSAKEMRERVAKRIRGDAADGLTICTFHALGLKFLQIEHAAVGLKRGFSIFDADDAAAQIKDLMHGAKPDAIDDAKNLISRAKNAGLSPEQAMAAARSTREQEAASLYERYQARLSTFNAVDFDDLIRLPVQVLEENEDIVMAWRERIGYLLVDESQDTNDAQYRMLKMLAGPRGNFTCVGDDDQSIYAWRGANPENLTQMGRDYPALQIIKLEQNYRCSNRVLRAANALIAHNPHEHLKTLWSDQADGERIRVWECRDSEHEAEKVAAEIAYLGTAKQVPWSDFCILFRGNFQSRPLEKALQIAGVPYHITGGTAFLERQEVKDVLSWLRLLVNPDDDAAFLRAVQAPKREVGATSLAKLAELASAKHLPMSRAAESMGALQQLPPRAANGLSDFVDVLHELRSASQTLSSADVVRQLAEQSGLIRELRSQCKDEATFQRRRGNLEELAKWFEGGPRGATVGDLAAQLALLSRNDKDDGGNQVRMMTMHASKGLEFRYVFIVGCEDGVLPHEVSLEEGNLQEERRLLYVGITRAKEQLWMSYSKLTRKFGEHIRLKPSRFFAEIPAEEMQRDGADPVADAERKKERANAGLAAIQALFD, encoded by the coding sequence ATGCACGGTCTCAATCCCCCCCAACGCGCCGCGGTGCTGCATTGCGAAGGCCCGCTGCTGGTGCTGGCCGGCGCCGGCAGCGGCAAGACCCGCGTGATCGTGGAAAAGATCGCGCACCTGATCGCCACCGGCCGCTACCCGGCCAAGCGCATCGCCGCGATCACCTTCACCAACAAGTCGGCCAAGGAAATGCGCGAGCGCGTGGCCAAGCGCATCCGCGGCGACGCCGCCGACGGCCTGACCATCTGCACCTTCCACGCGCTGGGGCTGAAGTTCCTGCAGATCGAGCACGCCGCGGTCGGCCTCAAGCGCGGCTTCTCGATCTTCGACGCCGACGATGCCGCCGCGCAGATCAAGGACCTGATGCACGGCGCCAAACCCGATGCGATCGACGACGCCAAGAACCTGATCTCGCGCGCCAAGAACGCCGGGCTGTCGCCGGAGCAGGCGATGGCCGCCGCGCGCAGCACCCGCGAGCAGGAAGCGGCCAGCCTGTACGAGCGCTACCAGGCGCGGCTGAGCACCTTCAACGCGGTGGACTTCGACGACCTGATCCGCCTGCCGGTGCAGGTGCTGGAGGAGAACGAGGACATCGTCATGGCATGGCGCGAGCGCATCGGCTACCTGCTGGTGGACGAGAGCCAGGACACCAACGATGCGCAATACCGGATGTTGAAGATGCTGGCCGGCCCGCGCGGCAACTTCACCTGCGTGGGCGACGACGACCAGAGCATCTACGCCTGGCGCGGCGCCAACCCGGAAAACCTGACGCAGATGGGACGCGACTATCCGGCCCTGCAGATCATCAAGCTGGAGCAGAACTACCGCTGCTCCAACCGCGTGCTGCGCGCGGCCAACGCGCTGATCGCGCACAACCCGCACGAGCACCTGAAGACGCTGTGGAGCGACCAGGCCGACGGCGAGCGCATCCGCGTGTGGGAGTGCCGCGACAGCGAGCACGAGGCGGAGAAGGTCGCCGCCGAGATCGCCTACCTGGGCACCGCCAAACAGGTGCCGTGGAGCGATTTCTGCATCCTGTTCCGCGGCAACTTCCAGTCGCGGCCGCTGGAAAAGGCCTTGCAGATCGCTGGCGTGCCGTACCACATCACCGGCGGCACCGCGTTCCTGGAACGGCAGGAAGTGAAGGACGTGCTGTCGTGGCTGCGGCTGCTGGTCAATCCGGACGACGATGCCGCGTTCCTGCGCGCGGTGCAGGCGCCCAAGCGCGAGGTCGGCGCGACCTCGCTGGCCAAGCTGGCCGAACTGGCGTCGGCCAAGCATCTGCCGATGTCGCGCGCGGCCGAGTCGATGGGCGCGCTGCAGCAATTGCCGCCACGCGCGGCCAACGGCCTGAGCGATTTCGTCGACGTGCTGCACGAGTTGCGTAGCGCCTCGCAGACGCTGTCTTCGGCCGATGTGGTGCGCCAGCTTGCCGAGCAGTCCGGACTGATCCGCGAGCTGCGCAGCCAATGCAAGGACGAAGCCACCTTCCAGCGCCGCCGCGGCAACCTGGAGGAACTGGCCAAGTGGTTCGAGGGCGGCCCGCGCGGCGCCACCGTCGGCGACCTGGCGGCGCAGCTGGCGCTGCTGTCGCGCAACGACAAGGACGACGGCGGCAACCAGGTGCGGATGATGACGATGCACGCGTCCAAGGGCCTGGAGTTCCGCTACGTGTTCATCGTCGGCTGCGAGGACGGCGTGCTGCCGCACGAGGTGAGCCTGGAGGAGGGCAACCTGCAGGAAGAGCGGCGCCTGCTGTACGTGGGCATCACCCGCGCCAAGGAACAGCTGTGGATGAGCTACAGCAAGCTGACCCGCAAGTTCGGCGAGCACATCCGGCTCAAGCCCAGCCGCTTCTTCGCCGAAATCCCCGCCGAGGAAATGCAGCGCGACGGCGCCGACCCGGTGGCCGACGCTGAGCGCAAGAAGGAACGCGCCAATGCGGGCTTGGCGGCGATCCAGGCGTTGTTCGATTAG
- a CDS encoding thymidine kinase — MAKLYFYYSAMNAGKTTTLLQSAHNYRERGMRTAILTPQLDHRDGSGIVASRIGLRADGNTFVPDTDLLALLQDDIAGNGALHCVLVDEAQFLSRAQVWQLSEVVDRLRIPVLCYGLRTDFRGELFEGSQYLLAWADELQEIKTICHTGSKATMTVRVDADGHAVQDGPQVEIGGNERYVSVSRAEFKKIMRGEGRIDPLQIALPR; from the coding sequence ATGGCGAAACTGTATTTCTACTATTCGGCGATGAACGCCGGCAAGACCACGACGCTGCTGCAGTCGGCGCACAACTATCGCGAGCGCGGCATGCGCACCGCGATCCTGACCCCGCAGCTGGACCACCGCGACGGCAGCGGCATCGTCGCCTCGCGCATCGGTCTGCGCGCCGATGGCAACACCTTCGTGCCGGACACCGATCTGCTGGCGCTGCTGCAGGACGACATCGCCGGCAACGGCGCGCTGCATTGCGTGCTGGTGGACGAGGCGCAGTTCCTCAGCCGCGCGCAGGTCTGGCAGCTCAGCGAGGTGGTCGACCGGCTGCGCATTCCGGTGCTGTGCTACGGCCTGCGCACCGATTTTCGCGGCGAGTTGTTCGAGGGCAGCCAGTACCTGCTGGCCTGGGCCGACGAGCTGCAGGAGATCAAGACCATCTGCCACACCGGCAGCAAGGCGACGATGACCGTGCGCGTGGACGCGGACGGCCATGCCGTGCAGGACGGCCCGCAGGTGGAGATCGGCGGCAACGAGCGCTACGTGTCGGTAAGCCGCGCAGAATTCAAGAAGATCATGCGCGGCGAGGGCCGCATCGATCCGTTGCAGATCGCGTTGCCGCGGTAG
- a CDS encoding sel1 repeat family protein: MQQFKGYVVGGCAALAVAVALALSAPATAADNARTFDDIPAQVLTDGFLEAHLDLFYRRAGIRADKKGEFAEARKSYQLAARYADKPSQARLGEMYWEGQGGAQDRAMGFLWMALASERGYEAFTARKMEYWNQLTPEERQRAIKQDKKMLATYGDAVAKPRQEAVLRREAARSTGSMLGHSGASALQINGPRGGSIDPEVFYAKEFWEPGAYWKLQDRVWDGRTPGRVDIGDVEDITQESAPKPQEPGKP, translated from the coding sequence ATGCAGCAGTTCAAGGGATACGTCGTCGGCGGCTGCGCCGCACTTGCCGTTGCGGTGGCGCTGGCGCTGTCCGCGCCGGCCACCGCCGCCGACAACGCGCGTACGTTCGACGACATTCCGGCGCAGGTGCTGACCGACGGTTTCCTCGAGGCGCACCTGGACCTGTTCTATCGGCGCGCCGGTATCCGCGCCGACAAGAAGGGCGAGTTCGCCGAGGCCAGGAAGAGCTACCAGCTCGCCGCGCGCTATGCCGACAAGCCGTCGCAGGCGCGGCTGGGCGAGATGTATTGGGAAGGCCAAGGTGGGGCGCAGGATCGCGCGATGGGGTTCCTGTGGATGGCGCTGGCCTCCGAGCGCGGCTATGAGGCCTTCACCGCACGCAAGATGGAGTACTGGAACCAGCTCACGCCCGAAGAGCGGCAGCGCGCGATCAAGCAGGACAAGAAGATGCTCGCCACCTATGGCGATGCGGTCGCCAAGCCGCGGCAGGAAGCGGTCCTGCGCCGCGAGGCGGCGCGCAGCACCGGCAGCATGCTCGGCCACTCCGGCGCCTCCGCCTTGCAGATCAACGGCCCGCGCGGCGGCAGCATCGATCCGGAGGTGTTCTACGCCAAGGAATTCTGGGAGCCGGGGGCGTACTGGAAGCTGCAGGACCGGGTCTGGGACGGCCGCACGCCGGGGCGTGTGGATATCGGCGATGTCGAGGACATCACCCAGGAAAGCGCGCCGAAGCCGCAGGAACCGGGCAAGCCCTGA
- a CDS encoding glucan biosynthesis protein: MQRRDFLKNAAAAFAAMGLPAMPMLGQAAPAVGLRRLGKPQPFDYAWLKGRARAMAQEPYQSHKRVLPGPLESLNWDQYQSIRYRQDHALWAVDNASKFQAKFFHLGLYFKSPVHMFDLVDGQAQELAYDGAAFDYGSSGLKGKHLPKDLGFAGFRLNTKQDTDRDFAAFLGASYFRAVGKEGQYGQSARGLAIDTGTGGPEEFPDFIAYWLEQPKAGSDTVVVYALLDSPSVAGAYRFAITNGDVLLMDIDSALYPRKSIERLGLGPCTSMYQVGENDRRMDWDWRPEIHDTDGLAMWTGGGEWIWRPLCNPPQLRFNMFVDENPRGFGLLQRDRNFDHYHDDGVYYDKRPCLWVEPKQGWGKGSVQLVEIPTVDETFDNIVAFWNPQDKPQPGQELLFGYRLYWGAQPPASSPLAQCVATRTGLGGVVGQKRSHFSWRFAVDFVGGELAKLGKDKDAKVEAVLQLSRGSTEIVSARPLHELSGYRAMFDVVPPDEGTQQIDIRLFLRSGDRPLTETWLYQWTPPPAAERKLY; the protein is encoded by the coding sequence GCAGCCCTTCGACTACGCCTGGCTCAAGGGCCGCGCCCGGGCCATGGCCCAGGAGCCCTACCAGAGCCACAAGCGGGTGCTGCCGGGGCCGCTGGAGTCGCTGAACTGGGACCAGTACCAGTCGATCCGCTACCGCCAGGACCATGCGTTGTGGGCGGTGGACAACGCGTCGAAGTTCCAGGCCAAGTTCTTCCACCTGGGCCTGTACTTCAAGTCGCCGGTGCACATGTTCGACCTGGTCGACGGGCAGGCGCAGGAACTGGCCTACGACGGCGCCGCGTTCGATTACGGCAGCAGCGGGCTGAAGGGCAAGCATCTGCCCAAGGACCTGGGTTTCGCCGGTTTCCGCCTCAATACCAAGCAGGACACCGACCGCGACTTCGCCGCGTTCCTCGGCGCCAGCTATTTCCGCGCGGTGGGCAAGGAAGGCCAGTACGGGCAGTCCGCGCGCGGCCTGGCGATCGATACCGGCACCGGCGGCCCGGAGGAATTCCCGGACTTCATCGCCTACTGGCTGGAGCAGCCCAAGGCCGGCTCGGACACGGTGGTGGTGTACGCGCTGCTGGACTCGCCGAGCGTGGCCGGCGCCTACCGCTTCGCGATCACCAACGGCGACGTGCTGCTGATGGACATCGACAGCGCACTGTATCCGCGCAAGAGCATCGAGCGGCTGGGCCTGGGGCCGTGCACCAGCATGTACCAGGTCGGCGAGAACGACCGCCGCATGGACTGGGACTGGCGCCCGGAGATCCACGACACCGACGGCCTGGCGATGTGGACCGGCGGCGGCGAATGGATCTGGCGGCCGCTGTGCAATCCGCCGCAGCTGCGCTTCAACATGTTCGTCGACGAGAACCCGCGCGGCTTCGGCCTGCTGCAGCGCGACCGCAACTTCGACCACTACCACGACGACGGCGTGTACTACGACAAGCGCCCGTGCCTGTGGGTGGAACCGAAGCAGGGCTGGGGCAAGGGTTCGGTGCAGCTGGTGGAGATTCCCACCGTCGACGAGACCTTCGACAACATCGTCGCGTTCTGGAATCCGCAGGACAAGCCGCAGCCCGGGCAGGAGCTGCTGTTCGGCTATCGCCTGTACTGGGGCGCGCAGCCGCCGGCGTCCTCGCCGCTGGCGCAGTGCGTGGCCACGCGCACCGGCCTGGGCGGCGTGGTCGGGCAGAAGCGCAGCCATTTCTCCTGGCGCTTCGCGGTGGACTTCGTCGGCGGCGAGCTGGCCAAGCTCGGCAAGGACAAGGACGCCAAGGTCGAGGCGGTGCTGCAGCTGAGCCGCGGCAGCACCGAGATCGTCTCGGCGCGGCCGCTGCACGAACTCTCCGGCTACCGTGCGATGTTCGACGTGGTGCCGCCGGACGAGGGCACGCAGCAGATCGACATTCGCCTGTTCCTGCGCTCCGGCGACAGGCCGCTGACCGAGACCTGGCTGTACCAGTGGACGCCGCCACCGGCGGCCGAGCGCAAGCTGTATTGA